The following is a genomic window from Chloroflexota bacterium.
GACGATGGAGAAGAGGTCGCGGACGCCCATATCGGCGAGCTCTTGGGCCGCTCCCGCCGCGCGTCCGCCGTTGTCCAGCAGACGCTCCTTCTGGGTGACAACGCCCATGCGGACGCCGCGCCCGTGAAGCGTCTGCAACGTCTCCAAGACGCCTGCAAAGAGGACGACGTTCCCCGGCGCTTGGAGCCAGTAGGCGCTGACGTACTGATCGAAGAGGCTGTGGTCCAGCCCGGCGGAGACGCCCAGGGCCTGGAGGGAGTGGCGGAGCTGGCCGCCGCGCAGGCCCTTGATGAACTCCTCTGCCGTGGGCGAGGTGATGCCCGAGTGGACGAGGGCACGGTGCAGCGCCGCCTCCCTCGCGCGCAGGGTATCGGCGAGGGTATCGTCCAGGTCAAAGAGGATCGTGGAGAAGGAGAGGGACATACGGAGAAATTATAACGGTCGCGGGCATGGAAACAGAAACGGGAGGGTCGCCGACCCTCCCGTTTCTTCTGGTCGTATGGAAGTCGCGCTAGGCGTGGGCGGGCGTCTTCTCGCTCGATTCGAGCCGGGCCTTGAGGGCCAGGCTCTCCTGCCACATGGCCTTGGGGACGCGCTCGCCGAAGCCGGTGAAGAGCTTCTTTTGCCCTTCGACGGCCTTGAGCCAGCCGGCCCTGTCCACCGCCAGGAGTTCACGCAGGGTATCGGGGCTGACGTCCAGGCCCGTGATGTCCAGGCTGGAGGGCTTGGGCAGGTAGCCGATGGGCGTCTGGTCGGCCGTCACTTCGCCGTGGACGCGGCCGATAACCCAGCGCAGGACGCGCAGGTTCTCGCCGAAGCCGGGCCAGAGGTACTTGCCCTGGTCGTTCATGCGGAACCAGTTGACGCGGAAGACCTCCGGCGGGTGCCGCAGCCGCTTGCCGATGTTGAGCCAGTGGCCGAAGTAATCGCCCATGTGGTAGCCGCAGAAAGGCAGCATCGCCATGGGGTCGTCTCGGACGACGCCGACGGCGCCGGTGGCGGCGGCCGTGGTCTCGGAGGCCATGGTGGCGCCGAGGAAGACGCCGTGCTGCCAGTTGAATGCCTGGTACACCAGGGGAACAAGGTTGGCGCGCCGCCCGCCGAAGAGGATGGCGGAGATGGGGACGCCGTTGGGGTTCTCCCATTCGGGAGACATGGTGGGGCACTGGCGCGCTGGTGTCGTGAATCGAGAGTTGGGGTGCGCCGCCTTGGTGAGGCTCTGGGGCGTCCAGGGCTTGCCCTGCCAGTCTATGGCGGAATGTGGCGGCGAGCCGTCCATGCCCTCCCAGTACGGAGTCCTGTTGGCGGTCATGGCGACGTTGGTGAAGATGGAGTTGCGGTTCAGGGTCGCCATGACGTTGGGGTTCGTGCGGGAGTTGGTGCCGGGGGCCACGCCGAAGAAGCCGGCCTCCGGGTTGATGGCGTAGAGGCGGCCGTCGTCGCCGATATGCATCCAGGCGATATCCTCGCCAGCGGTCCAGACCTTGTAGCCCTTCTGGCTTGCGGGCGGGATCAGCATGGCGAGGTTGGTCTTGCCGCAGGCGCTGGGGAAGGCGGCGGCGATGTAGGTGGTGCGGCCGCTGGGCTCTTCGATGCCCAGGACGAGCATGTGCTCGGCGAGCCAGCCTTCCTTGCGCGCCTTCCAGCTGGCGATGCGCAGGGCGTGGCACTTCTTGGCCAGGAGGGCGTTGCCGCCATAGCCGGAGCCGATAGACCAGATCAGCTCCTCTTCCGGGAAGTGCGTGATGAAGCGCCGCTCCGGGCTCAGGTCGCCCAGGGAGTGGAGGCCGCGGACGAAATCCTTGGAGGAGCCGAGGCGATCGAGGGCGGGCTTGCCCATCCGCGTCATGATGCGCATGTTGACGACGACGTACGGGCTGTCCGTCAGCTCGACGCCGATCTTGCTATAGGGCGAGGTGACGGGGCCGAGGATATAGGGGACAACGTACATCGTGCGGCCCTTCATGGAGCCGGAGAAGAGGGCGCCGACCTTGGCCTTGGCCTCCGCCGGGTCCATCCAGTTGTTGTTGGGGCCGGCATCGTCCTTCACCTTGGTGCAGACGAAGGTGAGGTGCTCCGTGCGGGCGACGTCCGTGGGGTCGCTGCGATGGAGGTAGGAGTTGGGGTTGGCTTGGGGGTTCAGTTCGTGGAGGGTGCCGGCGCGAA
Proteins encoded in this region:
- a CDS encoding HAD-IA family hydrolase, giving the protein MSLSFSTILFDLDDTLADTLRAREAALHRALVHSGITSPTAEEFIKGLRGGQLRHSLQALGVSAGLDHSLFDQYVSAYWLQAPGNVVLFAGVLETLQTLHGRGVRMGVVTQKERLLDNGGRAAGAAQELADMGVRDLFSIVVGYEDVANHKPHPEPVLLALRQLGADPRETLVVGDSFADIESARAANCWSCLATWGHEPGAAIAHLRADYVARQPASLLELRRP
- a CDS encoding phosphoenolpyruvate carboxykinase (GTP); its protein translation is MTNVPTPLQQWVDECAALTKPDKIHWCDGSDAENQQLIKEMLRAGTLHELNPQANPNSYLHRSDPTDVARTEHLTFVCTKVKDDAGPNNNWMDPAEAKAKVGALFSGSMKGRTMYVVPYILGPVTSPYSKIGVELTDSPYVVVNMRIMTRMGKPALDRLGSSKDFVRGLHSLGDLSPERRFITHFPEEELIWSIGSGYGGNALLAKKCHALRIASWKARKEGWLAEHMLVLGIEEPSGRTTYIAAAFPSACGKTNLAMLIPPASQKGYKVWTAGEDIAWMHIGDDGRLYAINPEAGFFGVAPGTNSRTNPNVMATLNRNSIFTNVAMTANRTPYWEGMDGSPPHSAIDWQGKPWTPQSLTKAAHPNSRFTTPARQCPTMSPEWENPNGVPISAILFGGRRANLVPLVYQAFNWQHGVFLGATMASETTAAATGAVGVVRDDPMAMLPFCGYHMGDYFGHWLNIGKRLRHPPEVFRVNWFRMNDQGKYLWPGFGENLRVLRWVIGRVHGEVTADQTPIGYLPKPSSLDITGLDVSPDTLRELLAVDRAGWLKAVEGQKKLFTGFGERVPKAMWQESLALKARLESSEKTPAHA